One segment of Pseudomonas sp. FP2196 DNA contains the following:
- a CDS encoding VWA domain-containing protein, producing the protein MFEFAWPWIFVLFPLPWVMRLVLPVADSGEPALKVSFLSDLEGLARRRARANLPAWRQQAPFMLLWLLLLTAAARPQWLGEPLPIAASGRDLLVAVDVSGSMDFPDMQWQDEDVSRLSLVQHLLGDFLESRDGDRVGLILFGSQAYLQAPLTFDRHTVRVWLDEARIGIAGKNTAIGDAIGLALKRLRMRPAQSRVLILVTDGANNGGEIDPLTAARLAASEGVKIYPIGIGANPEDSGSTALLGVNPSLDLDEPALKAIAEVTGGQYFRAHDGKELQAIKDTLDQLEPVTQQPTQARPAQALYHWPLALALWLSLLLVARELWPDNPLQRLFTKELYLQSPLPDWRERLKRLRLRRRR; encoded by the coding sequence ATGTTTGAGTTCGCCTGGCCGTGGATCTTTGTCCTGTTCCCGCTCCCCTGGGTGATGCGCCTCGTGCTGCCCGTGGCCGACAGCGGCGAGCCGGCGCTTAAAGTCAGTTTCCTGTCTGATCTGGAAGGTCTCGCCCGCCGCCGCGCACGCGCCAACCTGCCGGCGTGGCGCCAGCAAGCACCGTTCATGCTGCTATGGCTGTTGCTGTTGACCGCCGCAGCACGTCCGCAATGGCTCGGCGAACCTTTACCGATTGCGGCCAGCGGCCGAGATCTGTTGGTGGCGGTGGACGTGTCCGGCTCGATGGATTTCCCCGACATGCAATGGCAGGACGAAGACGTGAGTCGCTTGTCGCTGGTCCAGCACCTGCTCGGCGACTTTCTCGAAAGCCGTGATGGCGACCGCGTGGGCTTGATCCTGTTTGGCAGTCAGGCCTACCTGCAAGCGCCGCTGACCTTCGACCGCCACACCGTGCGCGTCTGGCTCGATGAAGCGCGGATCGGCATTGCCGGCAAAAACACCGCCATCGGCGATGCCATCGGTCTGGCACTGAAACGCCTGCGCATGCGCCCGGCACAGAGCCGCGTGCTGATCCTGGTCACCGACGGCGCCAACAATGGCGGTGAAATCGATCCGCTGACCGCTGCCAGACTGGCCGCCAGCGAAGGCGTGAAGATCTACCCGATCGGCATCGGCGCCAACCCTGAAGACAGCGGCTCCACCGCTTTGCTCGGGGTCAATCCGAGCCTGGATCTCGACGAGCCGGCGCTCAAAGCCATCGCCGAAGTCACCGGCGGTCAGTATTTCCGCGCCCACGACGGCAAAGAACTGCAAGCAATCAAAGATACCTTGGACCAACTCGAACCCGTGACCCAACAACCGACCCAGGCCCGCCCGGCACAGGCTTTGTATCACTGGCCTTTGGCGCTGGCGCTGTGGTTGAGTCTGTTGCTGGTCGCCCGTGAATTGTGGCCGGACAACCCGTTGCAACGCCTGTTCACCAAGGAGCTGTATCTGCAAAGTCCTTTGCCTGACTGGCGTGAACGCCTCAAGCGCCTGCGTCTGCGGAGGCGTCGATGA
- a CDS encoding VWA domain-containing protein translates to MIALWPHWFRPWWLLLLPVLAWLIWQLWHRQKRAGRWQMILPPAFHATLLSGGNGRESKLPWIALGVAWLLTILALLGPSWERVEQTSQKPADPLVVVLELTPEMLATDSPPTRLEQARRKLFDLLQARSDAQTAIVVYAGSAHTLVPLSDDLATSRNLLDALKPSLMPQSGHRADLAVDKALALLKQGALGQGRILLIGSSLSEEERQGIHRALSGQSAQFLMLGIGTAEGAPIAQEDGSFLKDEQGAIRVPQLDSPGLSAFLNSVGGEYQPARLDEGDLGALGLLNGPRSLRDDGQTVRLDTWADQGYWLLLPLLLLAACAGRRGWLFCLPLLFCLPQPSYAFDFEDLWLRPDQQGLHLLKQKRPAEAAQHFDDHQWQGVALYEAGDYSGAAQRFAEGNDARAHYNRGNALAKSGELDAAIDAYEQALELQPDLRPAQTNKALVEKLLKQKNTPPPSEPETQPSEQNLPGDEPPPATAPPPAVKSDTQSEAQPAESASEPPPTAPPQPGPNEVPGSEPDEEQNEVPVLHPGEDNLEGEQRQALEQWLGKIPDDPGELLRRKFWYEQQQHQDQENTR, encoded by the coding sequence ATGATCGCCCTCTGGCCGCACTGGTTCCGTCCGTGGTGGTTGTTGCTACTGCCAGTGCTTGCCTGGCTGATCTGGCAGCTCTGGCACCGCCAGAAACGCGCCGGACGCTGGCAGATGATTCTGCCGCCAGCGTTTCACGCCACCTTGCTCAGCGGCGGCAACGGGCGTGAGAGCAAACTGCCTTGGATCGCCCTCGGCGTGGCATGGTTACTGACCATTCTGGCGCTGCTCGGGCCGAGTTGGGAGCGCGTTGAACAGACCAGCCAGAAACCCGCCGATCCATTGGTGGTGGTGCTGGAACTGACCCCGGAAATGCTCGCCACCGATTCACCGCCGACGCGACTGGAACAGGCGCGGCGCAAGCTGTTCGACCTGTTGCAGGCGCGCAGCGATGCGCAAACGGCAATCGTCGTTTACGCCGGCAGCGCGCACACGCTGGTGCCGTTGTCGGATGACCTGGCGACCAGTCGCAACCTGCTCGATGCGCTCAAGCCTTCATTGATGCCGCAAAGCGGGCATCGCGCGGATCTTGCCGTGGACAAAGCGCTGGCCTTATTGAAACAAGGCGCGCTGGGTCAGGGCCGGATCCTGTTGATCGGCTCGTCGCTGAGCGAAGAAGAGCGCCAAGGCATTCACCGCGCACTTAGCGGGCAATCGGCGCAATTTTTGATGCTCGGCATCGGCACCGCCGAAGGTGCACCGATTGCTCAGGAGGACGGCAGTTTCCTCAAGGACGAACAAGGCGCAATTCGCGTGCCGCAACTCGACAGCCCGGGCCTTTCGGCGTTCCTCAACAGCGTCGGAGGTGAATACCAGCCGGCCCGCCTGGACGAAGGGGATCTGGGTGCCCTCGGCCTGCTCAATGGCCCGCGCAGTCTGCGCGACGATGGCCAGACCGTGCGCCTGGATACCTGGGCCGATCAGGGTTACTGGCTGCTGTTGCCACTCTTGTTGCTGGCTGCATGTGCGGGGCGACGCGGCTGGTTGTTCTGCCTGCCGTTGCTGTTCTGCTTGCCGCAGCCGAGCTACGCTTTTGACTTCGAAGACCTGTGGTTGCGCCCCGATCAACAAGGCCTGCACTTGCTCAAACAAAAGCGCCCGGCCGAAGCGGCGCAACATTTTGACGATCACCAGTGGCAAGGGGTGGCGTTGTACGAGGCCGGCGACTACAGTGGCGCCGCCCAGCGTTTCGCCGAAGGCAACGATGCTCGCGCCCACTACAATCGTGGCAATGCCCTGGCAAAAAGCGGTGAGCTGGACGCCGCCATCGACGCCTATGAACAGGCACTGGAACTGCAACCGGACTTGCGTCCGGCGCAGACCAACAAGGCGCTGGTGGAAAAACTGCTGAAGCAGAAGAACACGCCGCCGCCCAGCGAGCCGGAGACCCAACCGTCGGAGCAAAACCTGCCCGGCGATGAACCGCCGCCAGCGACCGCACCACCACCAGCGGTAAAAAGTGACACACAGAGCGAGGCTCAGCCCGCCGAGTCGGCCAGCGAACCACCGCCAACTGCCCCGCCGCAGCCAGGCCCCAATGAAGTGCCGGGCAGCGAGCCGGACGAAGAGCAGAACGAGGTGCCGGTGCTGCACCCCGGCGAGGACAACCTCGAAGGCGAACAACGCCAGGCACTGGAGCAGTGGCTGGGCAAGATTCCGGATGACCCGGGCGAACTGCTGCGACGCAAATTCTGGTACGAACAGCAACAACATCAGGATCAGGAAAACACTCGATGA
- a CDS encoding BatD family protein yields MTRFTALLLPLLLCTATAQAAELTASVDRSRLNSGETVELTLETSDVTQFGKPDLAPLEPLFEVRGTRQVNQLNTLNGDNRATTRWIITLLPKENGSVVIPPLQVGDVQSQPITVQVVESDTREDKNSLEPVFIEASLDQSSVYVQAQAILTLRIYHSVSLYDDSSLTPLQLADARVEQLGDTRTYEKDINGVRHGVIEMRYAIYPQHSGLLTIAPQTFSATLVDTQPSQDATAQGPKPGKLLRVSSTQIPLTVKPKPLTYPADAPWLPARSLSLSESWNPEPEHTQVGDSLTRSLTLKVEGLASSQLPALPATEVNGLRRYPDQPVLNNQSSDRGLIGSREEREALVASRSGSIELPTVDVVWWNTFEDHLEHTSLPARTLQVANNPSLQVDTPTGSLQPGTVDNDVLWWWKLSTLILACTTLLGFGLWWRARWQPAIHRAAQTGPSPRTLMDDIKRASQANDPQATRQALDAWARQQPETLADMAARFVPLSDALDGLNGALYSETGQHWQGEDLWRAIRTIPAAERVQDPVGDSGLPPLYPK; encoded by the coding sequence ATGACCCGCTTCACCGCTCTCTTGCTGCCCCTGCTGCTCTGCACGGCCACCGCCCAGGCGGCCGAGCTGACCGCCAGTGTGGATCGCAGTCGCCTGAACTCCGGCGAGACGGTCGAGCTCACCCTCGAAACCAGCGACGTCACCCAGTTCGGCAAACCCGACCTGGCGCCGCTGGAGCCATTGTTCGAAGTGCGGGGCACGCGACAGGTCAACCAGTTGAACACCCTCAACGGCGACAACCGCGCGACCACGCGCTGGATCATCACCCTGTTGCCGAAAGAGAACGGCAGCGTGGTGATTCCGCCGCTTCAAGTCGGTGATGTGCAGAGCCAGCCAATCACCGTGCAAGTGGTCGAAAGCGATACCCGCGAAGACAAAAACAGCCTTGAGCCGGTGTTCATCGAGGCCAGTCTCGATCAGTCCAGCGTCTACGTGCAGGCGCAGGCGATCCTGACCCTGCGCATCTACCATTCGGTGTCGCTGTACGACGACAGCAGCCTGACGCCGCTACAACTCGCCGATGCCCGGGTCGAGCAACTCGGCGACACCCGCACCTACGAGAAAGACATCAACGGCGTGCGCCACGGCGTGATCGAGATGCGCTACGCGATCTATCCGCAGCACAGCGGTTTGCTGACCATCGCCCCACAGACGTTCAGCGCGACGCTGGTCGACACACAGCCCTCTCAGGACGCGACCGCGCAAGGGCCGAAACCGGGCAAGCTGCTGCGGGTCAGTTCCACGCAAATACCGCTGACGGTCAAACCCAAGCCACTGACCTACCCCGCCGATGCGCCATGGCTGCCAGCGCGCAGCCTGAGCCTGAGCGAAAGCTGGAACCCGGAACCGGAGCACACACAGGTCGGCGACTCCCTGACACGCAGCCTGACGCTGAAAGTCGAAGGCCTGGCCAGTTCACAACTGCCGGCGCTGCCCGCCACCGAAGTCAACGGCCTGCGCCGCTACCCGGATCAACCGGTGCTGAACAACCAGAGCAGCGACCGTGGCCTGATCGGCAGCCGCGAAGAACGCGAAGCGCTGGTGGCCAGTCGCAGCGGCTCGATTGAATTACCGACAGTCGATGTGGTGTGGTGGAACACCTTCGAAGATCACCTGGAACACACCAGCCTGCCGGCGCGCACCCTGCAAGTGGCCAACAACCCGAGCCTGCAAGTCGACACCCCGACCGGCAGCCTGCAACCGGGCACGGTCGATAACGATGTGTTGTGGTGGTGGAAACTCAGCACCCTGATCCTCGCCTGCACCACCCTCCTCGGCTTCGGCCTCTGGTGGCGTGCACGCTGGCAACCGGCGATCCATCGCGCCGCCCAAACCGGCCCGAGCCCACGTACGTTAATGGACGACATCAAGCGTGCGAGCCAGGCGAATGACCCGCAAGCAACGCGGCAGGCGCTGGATGCGTGGGCGCGTCAGCAGCCGGAAACGTTGGCGGACATGGCGGCGCGGTTTGTGCCGTTGTCAGATGCATTGGATGGGCTCAATGGTGCGCTGTACAGCGAGACGGGGCAGCACTGGCAGGGTGAGGATTTGTGGCGGGCGATCCGCACGATTCCGGCGGCGGAACGGGTGCAGGATCCGGTGGGTGATAGCGGGTTGCCGCCGCTTTATCCGAAGTGA
- a CDS encoding exonuclease SbcCD subunit D C-terminal domain-containing protein, whose protein sequence is MRLFHTSDWHLGQNLHGQERDFEHACFLEWLLRQLQLAQPDVLLIAGDIFDTVNPPVKAQERLYDFIVSAHEQQPLLTIVMIAGNHDSGSRIELPAPLMRRLRTHALGRVLWLDDGQLDADRLLLPLPDASGEIAAWCLALPFLRPAEVTGAHLGDNYLRGIGQVHEWLIEAANAKRQPGQALVAISHAHMAGGSVSEDSERSLIIGNAEALPASLFGPSISYVALGHLHKPQKVNGEERIRYSGSPIPLSFSEISYQHQILDVTLDGETLVSVEPKLIPRSVNLQRIGPAPLAEILLQLADLPNIDLLAETQRQPWLEVRVRLDEPQPDLRHQVETALQGKAVRLVRIAAEYAGNRGADGAEEGTALIELDQLTPQELFSRAWLDNYGNEVDEQTLKDFAELLQDVQMEGEQP, encoded by the coding sequence TTGCGTCTGTTTCACACCTCCGACTGGCACCTTGGGCAAAACCTGCACGGCCAGGAGCGCGATTTCGAGCATGCGTGCTTTCTCGAATGGCTGCTGCGCCAACTGCAACTGGCGCAGCCGGATGTGCTGCTGATTGCCGGTGACATCTTTGACACGGTCAATCCGCCGGTCAAAGCTCAGGAACGCCTCTACGACTTCATCGTCAGCGCCCATGAACAGCAACCTTTGCTGACCATCGTGATGATTGCCGGCAACCACGATTCCGGCTCGCGGATCGAACTGCCCGCGCCATTGATGCGACGTTTGCGTACCCATGCGCTGGGTCGGGTGTTGTGGCTGGATGATGGGCAACTCGACGCTGATCGTCTGCTGTTGCCGTTGCCGGACGCATCGGGCGAAATCGCCGCGTGGTGTCTGGCGCTGCCGTTCCTGCGCCCGGCGGAGGTCACTGGGGCGCATCTGGGCGATAACTATTTGCGCGGGATCGGTCAGGTTCATGAATGGCTGATTGAAGCCGCAAATGCCAAGCGCCAGCCGGGTCAGGCGCTGGTCGCCATCAGTCACGCGCACATGGCCGGCGGTTCGGTGTCGGAAGACTCCGAGCGCAGCCTGATCATCGGCAATGCCGAAGCGCTGCCGGCCAGCCTGTTCGGGCCGAGTATCAGCTACGTCGCCCTCGGTCATTTGCACAAGCCGCAGAAGGTCAACGGTGAGGAACGCATCCGCTACAGCGGCTCGCCGATTCCGCTATCGTTTTCGGAAATCAGCTATCAGCACCAGATTCTCGACGTCACTCTCGATGGCGAAACCCTGGTCAGCGTCGAGCCGAAACTGATCCCGCGATCGGTCAACCTGCAACGTATCGGCCCGGCGCCGCTGGCGGAGATCCTGCTGCAACTCGCGGACTTGCCAAACATCGACCTGCTCGCTGAAACCCAGCGCCAGCCGTGGCTGGAAGTACGCGTGCGTCTCGATGAGCCGCAACCGGATCTGCGCCATCAAGTGGAAACCGCCCTGCAAGGCAAAGCCGTGCGGCTGGTGCGCATCGCTGCCGAGTACGCTGGCAACCGTGGTGCTGACGGCGCGGAAGAAGGCACGGCGTTGATCGAACTTGATCAACTCACACCGCAGGAACTGTTCAGCCGCGCCTGGCTCGACAACTACGGCAATGAAGTCGATGAACAGACGCTCAAGGACTTCGCCGAGCTGCTGCAAGACGTGCAAATGGAGGGCGAGCAGCCATGA
- a CDS encoding AAA family ATPase, with protein MKILAIRLKNLASLAGPFEIDFTAEPLASAGLFAITGPTGAGKSTLLDALCLALFGAVPRLNNTGRDAKVPDADGEIATGDPRTLLRRGTGEGYAEVDFVGVDGRRYRARWEANRAREKAGGKLQASRQSLRDIDQDQLLASQKGEYKTQLEAALGLNFEQFTRAVLLAQSEFSAFLKADDNDRSELLEKLTDTALYTRLGRRAFDKTKEAREAHKLLQDQATGVTPLAPEARAELDERYNAAQQQMKLQQAQLKQLEQQHSWLKDLRQLQDAQQAAAEQLHSAQQQWESLAGERVKLSRLEQLGPQRHQFARKTELDALLTPLAAQIAAHTQQHVELTERQTQLEQNLDAAKVALSEAQQRQTESAPLLRQAFEEQSTLARLAKDVALSAEAKQNAQQACTQGQSAITALLEKQTQVAERLQKIAAELEQSAHLAPLSDAWNAYRDRLQQLMLIGNRLNKGQTELASLEENATHRAEAFATQKQQLEVLFKEAGAEPDAVAEQIGILGNLLQDNRKQLRAIEDLSRLWATRQDLDKRGAELQQRQLSAQQERERLTQDGVNTKAELTVAEQTFNVTRELLERQRLARSASVEELRAQLQDDQPCPVCGSNEHPYHQPEALLQSLGKHDESEQANAQRAVDQLKEKLIELRAEVGGVIAQQKELLQQQEQLAAQQQALAPSLDAHPQAAQLMNQDADKRDAWLTRQNEQLNQSIKQDEERQNALLTLQQDAARLTQQLRQAETAHQQAAQHLSNQQRELSSDRQRLDEELSAFGNLLPADTVEALRHEPAATFMQLDRQIAERLTQVDQQKEELAEQLQRQQTLEKEQDRQQTRVHQSETAEQQFNALAEQQQTCQQQLMQLLGEHSSAEHWQQQLEKAVEQARSAETTTVQELQNVRTQLVQTAAELKAQQERLQALESEDKDLAGKIADWRARHPELDDGGLEDLLRVDDGQVAQLRQRLQLNEKAIEQATVLLQERDQRLLDHQAQHNGNLDAEQLAGALTDLQNQFNVSEQQCAELRAEQAEDQRRQNANQALAQQIADAYAEYQRWARLSALIGSATGDTFRKIAQAYNLDLLVHHANVQLRQLVKRYRLKRGGSMLGLLVMDREMGDELRSVHSLSGGETFLVSLALALGLASMASSTLKIESLFIDEGFGSLDPESLQLAMDALDGLQAQGRKVAVISHVQEMHERIPVQIQVQRQGNGLSTLEVK; from the coding sequence ATGAAGATTCTCGCCATTCGCTTGAAAAACCTGGCCTCGCTGGCCGGCCCGTTCGAGATCGACTTCACCGCTGAACCGCTGGCCAGCGCCGGTCTGTTCGCCATTACCGGCCCCACCGGCGCCGGCAAAAGCACCCTGCTCGACGCCTTGTGCCTGGCGCTGTTTGGCGCCGTACCGCGCCTGAATAACACGGGGCGTGACGCCAAGGTGCCGGACGCCGACGGCGAAATCGCCACCGGCGACCCGCGCACCTTGCTGCGTCGCGGCACCGGCGAAGGTTATGCCGAGGTGGATTTTGTCGGTGTCGATGGCCGTCGCTACCGCGCGCGTTGGGAAGCCAACCGTGCGCGGGAAAAGGCTGGCGGCAAGTTGCAGGCCAGCCGGCAGAGCCTGCGCGATATCGATCAGGATCAACTGCTCGCCAGTCAGAAAGGCGAATACAAAACGCAACTGGAAGCCGCGCTGGGTTTGAACTTCGAACAATTCACCCGCGCCGTGCTGCTGGCTCAAAGCGAGTTCAGTGCGTTCCTCAAGGCTGACGACAACGACCGCAGCGAGTTGCTGGAAAAACTCACCGACACCGCGCTGTATACCCGCCTCGGCCGTCGCGCGTTCGACAAGACCAAAGAAGCCCGCGAAGCGCACAAGCTGTTGCAGGATCAGGCCACCGGTGTCACGCCGCTGGCTCCCGAAGCACGCGCCGAGCTGGATGAGCGCTACAACGCCGCGCAGCAACAGATGAAGTTGCAACAGGCGCAACTCAAGCAGCTTGAGCAGCAGCACAGCTGGCTAAAGGATTTACGTCAGTTGCAGGACGCGCAGCAAGCCGCTGCCGAGCAATTGCACAGTGCCCAACAGCAATGGGAAAGTCTGGCCGGTGAACGGGTAAAACTGTCGCGGCTGGAACAACTCGGCCCACAGCGGCACCAGTTCGCCCGCAAAACCGAACTCGACGCGCTGTTGACGCCACTGGCGGCGCAGATTGCCGCGCACACGCAGCAACACGTCGAGCTGACTGAGCGCCAGACGCAACTGGAGCAAAACCTCGACGCCGCGAAAGTCGCCCTGAGCGAAGCACAGCAACGGCAAACTGAAAGCGCACCGCTGTTGCGTCAGGCTTTCGAGGAGCAAAGCACCCTCGCCCGTCTGGCCAAGGACGTTGCCCTCAGTGCCGAAGCGAAACAGAACGCGCAGCAGGCTTGTACTCAAGGCCAGAGCGCCATTACGGCGCTGCTGGAAAAGCAGACTCAAGTCGCCGAACGCTTGCAAAAAATTGCCGCCGAACTGGAACAGAGCGCCCATCTCGCACCGTTGAGCGACGCATGGAATGCCTACCGCGATCGCCTGCAACAGCTGATGTTGATCGGCAATCGCTTGAATAAGGGCCAGACCGAGCTGGCCTCGCTCGAAGAGAACGCCACTCACCGCGCCGAAGCCTTCGCCACGCAAAAACAACAACTGGAAGTGCTGTTCAAAGAGGCTGGCGCCGAGCCGGATGCCGTCGCCGAGCAGATCGGCATCCTCGGCAATCTGTTGCAGGACAACCGCAAACAATTGCGCGCCATCGAAGACCTGTCACGCCTGTGGGCCACCCGACAGGATCTGGACAAGCGCGGCGCCGAGTTGCAGCAACGGCAGCTCAGCGCTCAGCAAGAACGCGAGCGCCTGACTCAGGACGGGGTGAACACCAAGGCCGAACTGACCGTCGCCGAGCAAACCTTTAACGTCACCCGCGAGCTGCTTGAGCGTCAGCGTCTGGCGCGCAGTGCCAGTGTCGAAGAGCTGCGCGCGCAGTTGCAGGACGATCAGCCGTGCCCGGTGTGCGGCAGCAATGAGCATCCGTATCATCAGCCCGAAGCGCTGCTGCAAAGCCTCGGCAAACACGATGAAAGCGAGCAGGCCAACGCGCAGCGTGCGGTCGATCAGCTCAAGGAAAAGCTCATCGAACTGCGCGCTGAAGTAGGCGGCGTCATCGCGCAGCAGAAGGAACTGCTGCAACAACAGGAGCAACTGGCCGCCCAGCAACAAGCCCTGGCGCCAAGCCTCGACGCTCACCCGCAAGCGGCGCAGTTGATGAACCAGGACGCCGACAAACGCGACGCCTGGCTGACCCGGCAAAACGAGCAGTTGAACCAGAGCATCAAGCAGGATGAAGAACGCCAAAACGCCCTGCTCACCCTGCAACAGGACGCCGCGCGTCTGACCCAGCAGTTGCGTCAGGCCGAGACCGCTCATCAGCAAGCGGCGCAGCATCTGAGCAATCAGCAGCGCGAGTTGAGCAGCGACCGCCAGCGCCTCGATGAAGAACTCAGCGCGTTCGGTAACCTGCTGCCGGCCGACACAGTTGAGGCTCTACGCCATGAGCCGGCGGCGACGTTCATGCAGCTCGACCGGCAGATCGCCGAGCGTCTGACGCAAGTCGATCAGCAGAAAGAAGAACTGGCCGAACAGCTGCAACGCCAGCAGACGCTGGAGAAAGAACAGGATCGCCAGCAGACCCGCGTACACCAGTCAGAAACCGCAGAACAGCAGTTCAATGCGCTGGCCGAACAGCAGCAAACCTGCCAGCAACAACTCATGCAGTTGCTCGGCGAGCACAGCAGCGCCGAACACTGGCAGCAGCAACTGGAAAAGGCCGTGGAGCAGGCACGCAGCGCCGAAACCACCACGGTTCAGGAACTGCAAAACGTGCGCACGCAACTCGTGCAAACCGCCGCCGAACTCAAGGCGCAACAGGAGCGCTTGCAGGCGCTGGAAAGTGAAGACAAGGATCTGGCCGGCAAGATTGCCGACTGGCGCGCCCGTCATCCGGAGCTGGATGACGGCGGCCTCGAAGATCTGCTGCGCGTCGACGACGGGCAAGTCGCGCAGTTGCGTCAACGCTTGCAGCTCAATGAAAAAGCCATCGAACAGGCCACGGTGCTGTTGCAGGAGCGCGACCAGCGCTTGCTCGATCACCAGGCCCAGCACAACGGCAACCTCGACGCCGAACAACTGGCCGGCGCCCTCACCGACCTGCAAAACCAGTTCAACGTCAGCGAGCAGCAATGCGCCGAGCTGCGCGCCGAACAAGCCGAAGACCAGCGCCGCCAGAATGCCAACCAGGCACTGGCGCAGCAGATCGCCGACGCCTATGCCGAGTACCAGCGCTGGGCACGCCTGAGTGCGTTGATCGGTTCGGCCACCGGCGACACCTTCCGCAAGATCGCCCAGGCCTACAACCTCGACTTGCTGGTACATCACGCCAACGTGCAACTGCGCCAACTGGTCAAACGCTATCGTTTAAAACGCGGCGGCAGCATGCTCGGCCTGTTGGTGATGGACAGGGAAATGGGCGATGAGCTGCGCTCGGTGCATTCGTTGTCCGGCGGCGAGACGTTCCTCGTATCGCTGGCGCTCGCGTTGGGGCTGGCGTCGATGGCGTCGAGCACGCTGAAAATCGAATCGCTGTTTATCGACGAAGGCTTTGGCAGCCTCGATCCGGAATCCCTGCAACTGGCAATGGACGCGCTCGATGGCTTGCAGGCCCAAGGCCGCAAGGTCGCGGTGATTTCCCACGTACAGGAAATGCATGAGCGGATTCCGGTGCAGATTCAGGTGCAGCGTCAGGGCAACGGTTTGAGCACCCTGGAGGTGAAATGA
- a CDS encoding glutathione S-transferase, whose translation MNTLYSFRRCPYAMRARMALRYSGVPVNIVEVSLKAKPAEMLAISPKGTVPVLDADGRVIDESLEIMRWALAQNDPQDWLLEGDARIADLIEANDQVFKVHLNRYKYAERYPEQPMEVYRTHGSLFLQRLDELLTDRDYLLADRPCLADIALLPFVRQFAHVDRDWFAQAPYVRLQAWLQHFLESDLFTAIMKK comes from the coding sequence ATGAACACGCTGTACTCCTTCCGCCGCTGCCCCTACGCGATGAGGGCGCGGATGGCGCTGCGCTATTCGGGCGTGCCGGTGAACATCGTCGAGGTCAGCCTCAAGGCCAAACCGGCCGAAATGCTGGCGATCTCGCCCAAAGGCACGGTGCCGGTGCTGGATGCGGATGGACGGGTGATCGATGAGAGCCTGGAGATCATGCGTTGGGCGTTGGCGCAGAATGATCCGCAGGATTGGCTGCTGGAGGGAGATGCGAGGATTGCCGACTTGATCGAAGCCAATGATCAAGTGTTCAAGGTTCATCTCAATCGCTACAAGTACGCCGAGCGTTATCCGGAGCAGCCGATGGAGGTTTATCGCACGCACGGTTCGTTGTTTCTGCAGAGGCTGGATGAGTTGCTAACGGATCGCGATTACTTGCTGGCTGATCGCCCATGTCTGGCGGATATCGCACTGCTGCCGTTCGTTCGCCAGTTCGCCCACGTTGATCGCGATTGGTTTGCACAGGCACCTTACGTGCGCTTGCAAGCGTGGCTACAACACTTCCTCGAATCCGACCTCTTCACCGCGATCATGAAGAAGTAA